In one window of Arachis ipaensis cultivar K30076 chromosome B06, Araip1.1, whole genome shotgun sequence DNA:
- the LOC107646895 gene encoding probable mannan synthase 9, producing MHGAGTAGVWRISALNEAGGWKDRTTVEDMDLAVRAGLKGWKFVYLSQIKVKNELPSTFKAYRYQQHRWSCGPANLFKKMAMEIIRNKKVSLWKKFYLIYSFFFVRKIVAHVVTFVFYCVVLPATVFVPEVQVPKWGAVYIPSIITLLNAVGTPRSLHLLVFWILFENVMSMHRTKATFIGLLEAGRVNEWVVTEKLGDALKMQSSGKALKKPRIRIAGRLHFWELLVGAYLFFCGCYDLTFGKNHYFIYLFLQSIAFFIVGIGYVGIFVPNS from the exons atgcacggTGCAGGCACTGCTGGTGTTTGGAGGATTTCAGCACTAAATGAAGCTGGTGGATGGAAGGACCGTACAACTGTGGAAGACATGGATCTAGCTGTAAGAGCTGGTCTCAAAGGATGGAAATTTGTTTATCTTAGTCAAATCAAG GTGAAAAATGAATTACCAAGTACTTTCAAAGCCTACCGTTATCAGCAGCATCGTTGGTCATGTGGCCCAGCTAATCTCTTCAAGAAAATGGCAATGGAAATAATAAGAAACAAG AAAGTGTCTCTGTGGAAGAAGTTTTACTTGATTTATAGTTTTTTCTTTGTCCGAAAGATTGTTGCCCATGTTGTCACATTTGTATTCTACTGCGTGGTTTTGCCAGCAACTGTTTTTGTTCCAGAAGTGCAAGTTCCCAAGTGGGGTGCTGTTTATATTCCTTCTATCATAACACTTCTCAATGCTGTTGGAACTCCAAG GTCACTCCACTTATTAGTATTTTGGATACTTTTTGAAAATGTGATGTCAATGCATAGGACCAAGGCAACATTCATCGGTTTGCTAGAGGCAGGAAGAGTGAATGAATGGGTAGTTACTGAGAAATTAGGAGATGCTCTTAAAATGCAATCAAGTGGTAAAGCACTTAAGAAACCTCGCATCAGGATTGCTGGAAG ACTTCATTTCTGGGAACTTCTTGTGGGGGCCTACCTCTTTTTCTGTGGATGCTATGATCTCACGTTTGGGAAGAACCACTACTTCATATATCTTTTCCTGCAATCTATTGCCTTCTTCATTGTGGGGATCGGCTATGTTGGCATCTTTGTTCCCAATTCTTGA